CTACTCACTTCAAGGTCTTTAGGCTTGCTGCATACAGGGATATCGGACAATTGAAGTATTTCTACTTTGCTGTAGTAACTGTATTATATTTTGTCATAATTCTTGCCAATGCTTTCCTTATTGGAGTTATCTGCATTGAAAGAAGCCTTCATGAACCCATGTATCTGTTTCTATGTGCTTTGTTTGTTAATCAGTTGTATGGGAGCACTGGTTTGTTTCCTGCTCTCATGTTTAACTTGCTCTCTGACACACATGATATTTCCCTTCTTTATTGTTGTCTCCAGATTTATGTGTTGTACACATACGTTCTAACAGAATTTAGTAATATAGCAGTTATGTCCTATGACAGGTACATTTCTATTTGTTATCCTCTAGAATATAACAATATTATGACACCTAAAAAAATTTGTGGCTTAATTCTACTGTCCTGGGTGTATTCTTTTTTCATCAACGCCATCATTATCTCCCTGACTTTGCGACTGCAATTTTGTGGTAACGTTCTAGACAGAGCGTATTGTGACAACTACTCCGTAGTCAGGCTTGCATGTTCAAATACTATACTGAATAATATAGCGGGTCTTGCTGGCACTTTGCTGACTTTTTCTTGTACTATATGTCCTACAATATACTCATATGTAAGAATTCTACAAATATGTTTAAAGTCTTCAAAAGAGACGAAACAGAAAGCATTTAACACTTGTACGCCACATATAGCCTCTTTGCTGAACTTCTTCTTTGGCTGTTTATTTTT
The DNA window shown above is from Coregonus clupeaformis isolate EN_2021a chromosome 6, ASM2061545v1, whole genome shotgun sequence and carries:
- the LOC121568424 gene encoding olfactory receptor 11A1-like, with the translated sequence MENSTHFKVFRLAAYRDIGQLKYFYFAVVTVLYFVIILANAFLIGVICIERSLHEPMYLFLCALFVNQLYGSTGLFPALMFNLLSDTHDISLLYCCLQIYVLYTYVLTEFSNIAVMSYDRYISICYPLEYNNIMTPKKICGLILLSWVYSFFINAIIISLTLRLQFCGNVLDRAYCDNYSVVRLACSNTILNNIAGLAGTLLTFSCTICPTIYSYVRILQICLKSSKETKQKAFNTCTPHIASLLNFFFGCLFLIQQGRYETAHIPPILRTILFVYFLVCPPLFNPFMYGVRMVKIRQACKKVLGLNSKK